One part of the Neodiprion virginianus isolate iyNeoVirg1 chromosome 3, iyNeoVirg1.1, whole genome shotgun sequence genome encodes these proteins:
- the LOC124299773 gene encoding dysbindin protein homolog isoform X1, translating to MFGSLRNKFQTVQDGISAGIKGLTASDNSKPKKTANVRNVNYDAGADLLFHYQTEWNELHDLTEQNAGNAEVIDSLVASIHEKLEQEWNSVARLNNALASVPKINNDIQNLMDQIGSLQELFEEVEGAIFEMEDLKETLDLQSSQLDHRFQLALYKEKKLSELDSVRAKLANDHSNRVLLHELKQQKILKERQETFGEVFKQEMQEYKTTGSVPKLASVQHGQSLDEVELDNTDFADLDEFLKN from the exons ATGTTTGGTTCattacgaaataaatttcagacTGTCCAAGACGGGATTTCTGCTGG caTCAAAGGACTTACAGCAAGCGATAATTCGAAACCTAAGAAGACAGCAAATGTCAGAAATGTTAATTACGATGCGGGAGCAGATCTCTTGTTCCACTACCAAACAGAGTGGAACGAGCTACACGATCTTACTGAACAAAATGCAGGGAATGCTGAAGTAATCGACTCTCTGGTAGCATCGATTCACGAGAAGCTGGAGCAAGAGTGGAATAGCGTTGCACGACTCAATAACGCTTTAGCGTCGGTgccaaaaataaataatgatattcaGAATCTGATGGATCAGATAG GGTCACTCCAAGAATTGTTTGAAGAAGTTGAAGGAGCCATTTTTGAAATGGAAGATTTGAAAGAAACTCTAGACCTACAGAGCAGTCAGCTGGATCACAGATTTCAGTTGGCACtttataaagaaaagaaattatctGAATTGGATTCTGTGAGAG CAAAATTAGCCAACGATCACTCCAATCGCGTTTTGCTGCATGAACTCAAACagcaaaaaattctgaaagagAGACAAGAAACTTTTGGGGAAGTGTTTAAGCAAGAGATGCAGGAGTATAAAACCACTGGATCAGTTCCAA AATTAGCGAGTGTTCAACACGGTCAATCGCTAGATGAGGTGGAATTAGATAATACTGATTTTGCAGATCTGGATGAATTTCTTAAGAATTGA
- the LOC124299773 gene encoding dysbindin isoform X2, which yields MFGSLRNKFQTVQDGISAGIKGLTASDNSKPKKTANVRNVNYDAGADLLFHYQTEWNELHDLTEQNAGNAEVIDSLVASIHEKLEQEWNSVARLNNALASVPKINNDIQNLMDQIGSLQELFEEVEGAIFEMEDLKETLDLQSSQLDHRFQLALYKEKKLSELDSVRELASVQHGQSLDEVELDNTDFADLDEFLKN from the exons ATGTTTGGTTCattacgaaataaatttcagacTGTCCAAGACGGGATTTCTGCTGG caTCAAAGGACTTACAGCAAGCGATAATTCGAAACCTAAGAAGACAGCAAATGTCAGAAATGTTAATTACGATGCGGGAGCAGATCTCTTGTTCCACTACCAAACAGAGTGGAACGAGCTACACGATCTTACTGAACAAAATGCAGGGAATGCTGAAGTAATCGACTCTCTGGTAGCATCGATTCACGAGAAGCTGGAGCAAGAGTGGAATAGCGTTGCACGACTCAATAACGCTTTAGCGTCGGTgccaaaaataaataatgatattcaGAATCTGATGGATCAGATAG GGTCACTCCAAGAATTGTTTGAAGAAGTTGAAGGAGCCATTTTTGAAATGGAAGATTTGAAAGAAACTCTAGACCTACAGAGCAGTCAGCTGGATCACAGATTTCAGTTGGCACtttataaagaaaagaaattatctGAATTGGATTCTGTGAGAG AATTAGCGAGTGTTCAACACGGTCAATCGCTAGATGAGGTGGAATTAGATAATACTGATTTTGCAGATCTGGATGAATTTCTTAAGAATTGA